GTGCTGCCATATATAAATATAAAAAATGTTCGTAAATTATTTTCCTTAAAGTCTTTGTTGATTTCTACATTAGTTGCATTATTAATATTTATTTTTTCCCCTAATTTTCTTTCTTCAATAGCTTCGCTTGATTCCTTCTCAGGTGGTATACATCGCATTACGACTGCGGAAGCACCTCCCGTTAGAATATTAATGAGATGGGGAGTTATTTCTGATACCTATCCCTTAAATTTCAGTTATTCTGTTTTTCCAAGGGTTGGAATTGGCTCGACTATAAACAATCAAGATATTAGAGATAGTGTTGTATTTTCAACTTATTGTCCCGCTTTTATACGAGAATTTGAACCTACTAGGATTCTGTGCTCCCTCGGTTGGTTCAATGGCTTGCTAGTTCTTATATTTTTTAAACTTGGAATTGGTTTGCATTTCTTTTTCAAAGGAATTCGATTAACACTAAAAAACAATGATGGTTTATCTATAATTGGATATTTGCTTATATCGAATTCCATTTTGTACTTACTAGCTTTTCCATTCAGAATCAACAATTCCCAGAGTATGTTAGTTGTATTCGGTATTGCTTTAAGCTGTTTAATTTATTCCTCTAAGCAGGCATACATTACCGATAGTACTTAAACTTACACTATATAATTAATATTTAATTCCAACTATCATGCCTTACCTTCCTAACAGTAACTTCTTATTTATACACATACCTAAGAATGGTGGAAAGTATGTTGAAGACAGGCTTTTTATGTCTGACAATCCAGGTAATAATGAAAATCAAACCAATAGATCATTTCTTTCTAATGTAGCAAAATATATATTAAACAGATACTCAAAAAAATCTAAGCTTTTTCTGAGGGGGATGATAGATTATTCTTTAGTTGGTCAGCATCTCACATTATCGGAAATATGCATCCTTAATTTAATAGATAATCTACATAGTAAAAATATAATTTGCATATGTAGAAATCCTTATAGTCGCATAATTAGCTTATTCTGTCATCATGTTAAGCCTGAAAAATGGAACATTACTGAATTGGAGCATTTTTGTAAATATTGGCCTTATCATAAGCCAACTTCAATTAAACATAATATTTTAGCTCATAAACGAACTCAATATGCTTTTATAGATAACTATTTCCTAGACAATCAGAAGGTAGATATATACAAGCTTGAAGATTTAGACATTGATTTAATTGCCAACAAATACAAGCTTCACCGTATTCCTGAGACGGCAATAATTCCAAAAAATAAGTTAAACCCTTTAAATAATCGCTCATATTCAGAAAATTGCAAAAAACAAAATCTTAGCTTGACTCCAATTGCAGTTAAATATGTAAGAGATTACTATGGCATTGATTTTGAACGATTCCAGTATTTCACTACATATGATCAATAATAAATAAAAGAGTGCTATAGCCTTGTTTTCTAAATCTTATCCATTCTTATTTACTTAATTATTCTTTTCGCATAATGAAAATCATCTCTTTATCTATTGCCTCAACGATGAGGTTTCATTATGATAAATTAGCCATCCAACTTTTCTCATTACATAGCTTTCAGAAATGGTATACCTTTCTAAGTGAAAAAAAAGTATCAATTATAATCAAAGATAGATTGCACACTGTTTCTTCACTTGGTTTATTTATAAACTTATTAGGGAGAAAACTAATTCATTTGTCTCCACGATTTGCAGTTACATTAAAAGGTTTAGGTGACTCCATATTTGACTTAGAAGTATTAATAAACTTAGTTTTCCGTTCAAACTGTAACGTTTTAATAGGACTTTCAAATAATATCACATGGTCTGGATTTTATATAAAAAGTAAGGGAGGTAAATTCATTCTTGATGTTCCTATTGCACATCCACTTTATATGAATAAAGTTCTTTGTGATGAGTTTAAGAAATATAATCTTAGTTATTTTAATCATTGTAGTTTTCATATAACCAGAATACAAAAGAGTCTTTCGATTGCTGATCATATTGTTTGTCCATCGGAATTTGTTAAATCCTCTCTGGTAGAAAACGAAGTTGATCCAAAAAAAATCACAATTATTCCTTATGGTTGTTCAAAAGTAAGCAAGAATAAAACATGTAAGAAATATACTTCTGTTAACGATCAATTTAATATTCTTTTCGTAGGTCAATTGTCAATAAGAAAAGGTTTACCTTATTTGCTTAAAGCATTTACAGATCTAGATATAAAAAATAAGCACCTTTATTTAATAGGAGCTAATGTTAGTGAGACTGATTCACTCTTATCAAATATTGACCTAACAGATATATCTATACTTGGGCAGTGTGATAAAGAGACTCTGCACAGCTATTATCAAACATCTAATGTATTTGTTTTACCATCCTTAATTGAAGGATTAGCACTTGTTATTGGTGAAGCAATTTCATATGGACTTCCAATTATTTACACCTTTGAAACAGGAGGAACTAATCTTTTAACTAATAATATAAATGGTTTATTAGTCCGATCTAAATCATCCATTGAAATTGAATCAGCTATTAAGGTATTAGCTGCAAATCCAGATTTTAGAAAGAAAATATCAGATAATAATTTTAAGCTTGCCTCACAGCTTCATGGATGGGACACTTACGGTGAATCTTGGAGAGAACTTTTATATAGTATGTAAAATTGAAAATACAACATTCGTCTTTAATTTTATTCATTTCTATTTAATTGTTAATCTATTATGGGTCTTCTTCTTACACAAAAAATTAATCTTGAGCATAAGCTGGTTAAATTTTTAAATCTTTGGCGCTTCTCTAATAATATTCTGAAATCAAGCTCTAGTCAACGTATTACACTACAGCAGACATCATATGATCTCAATAAACTCAAAAATAATGGGAAGTGCTTGTTGATAGGTAATGGACCCAATACATCTGAAATTGACCTAAACCAATTTGTAGGTTCTGATATTGATATATTTACATGCAATCATTCATATAAGCTTTCA
This portion of the Synechococcus sp. ROS8604 genome encodes:
- a CDS encoding glycosyltransferase family 4 protein; its protein translation is MKIISLSIASTMRFHYDKLAIQLFSLHSFQKWYTFLSEKKVSIIIKDRLHTVSSLGLFINLLGRKLIHLSPRFAVTLKGLGDSIFDLEVLINLVFRSNCNVLIGLSNNITWSGFYIKSKGGKFILDVPIAHPLYMNKVLCDEFKKYNLSYFNHCSFHITRIQKSLSIADHIVCPSEFVKSSLVENEVDPKKITIIPYGCSKVSKNKTCKKYTSVNDQFNILFVGQLSIRKGLPYLLKAFTDLDIKNKHLYLIGANVSETDSLLSNIDLTDISILGQCDKETLHSYYQTSNVFVLPSLIEGLALVIGEAISYGLPIIYTFETGGTNLLTNNINGLLVRSKSSIEIESAIKVLAANPDFRKKISDNNFKLASQLHGWDTYGESWRELLYSM
- a CDS encoding sulfotransferase family 2 domain-containing protein, with amino-acid sequence MPYLPNSNFLFIHIPKNGGKYVEDRLFMSDNPGNNENQTNRSFLSNVAKYILNRYSKKSKLFLRGMIDYSLVGQHLTLSEICILNLIDNLHSKNIICICRNPYSRIISLFCHHVKPEKWNITELEHFCKYWPYHKPTSIKHNILAHKRTQYAFIDNYFLDNQKVDIYKLEDLDIDLIANKYKLHRIPETAIIPKNKLNPLNNRSYSENCKKQNLSLTPIAVKYVRDYYGIDFERFQYFTTYDQ